The Erigeron canadensis isolate Cc75 chromosome 1, C_canadensis_v1, whole genome shotgun sequence genome segment TTGTTGACatttaaattgtataaaaaaaatctcacacttaaaatagtgaaaaaaattaaaaatgtcatatttttttcacaaatataaatatataaataaaatgttcatgcttaaaagtgtgaaaaaaatgtcaaacattttcAGTTAATTTGTCACACTTAAATTCCTCGCATTTCTTCTCTTGTGTGAGAAAATTTGGTGTCACAAATTACTTTAACACTTTTAGGTGTGAACAATTATATActtttacatatttaaaaatgtgACTTTTAATTTGTTgctacatatataattgtgaaaatATTCTAATTCTTTGACTTTattcacactttcaagtgtgagttcttttcacacatttataagtgtgaacaaattatcaattttttaaatatttttaaaaattaaaaaaaataagtgttaataaataacatatttgttgcaagtgtcttttgtttttgtttttttcttgtaaaactcaaaaacataaaatatatgacatttttcatatttttttttctttatttttatttcatttttcattttagtttcttttaaagaaaaaaactcgAGAAGTGTTAGTTTTATAGAGCAAGATAAACTACAAGAAGGGGGTTAACATATGGAAGAAAAGCTAAAGCCACGCATGTTCACCACGTATTCCCCAAAAGGTGATTTCTTATGACACGTGTCAATACAACTAAGAGCATAGTCAACATTGATCGtatgtactactactttttgtGATATTATACATCATCACATCTGATCACAAGCCATATTGCATATTGGCATATTTGcaacttaatttataaaaaattctcATAAGTGGGTCTACTAAAAATGTTTTCTCCAAGATTAATATGTATCTACGCTTCTTTGCTTGTTTATGCCTTCCTCTTGCTACCCACCCCTGGCTTCTCTGGTATATGCTGCTCTCTATTGCATACTCTCTCTATAAAATCTAGTATAACGTgatattgtttttgttgttttttgatatatagacagatgtttttattttttagttaccgtgatattgtttttgttgtttttttgtttctatAAAAGCTAGTATAACgtgatattatttttgttgttttttttttgttttttgatataTAGGTATTGATTCCATTGTACTACCTGGGTCCTTTATTTTGTTACCGGTCTCTTTAACATGAGCTATCAGGGTTAATTTGATATAGAGAGCTTCCTAACACGTTCGCTCTATAGAATATTGTACATGGTGTATTGGTGTTATGTAGCATTTGATACCctattgacatttgggttaaTAACTTTGTAATTAATCTGGTAGTGATGGATTTTAAAGGATTTGGTTTTTGGTTGTTGAGAGGGTAAGGATGTGAAGCTCCTAAACGAAATGCCATGAAGGCCTCGATGAAGAATTAAAACCATCGGGTCACGAGAATTACTCTTTAATTTAGTGTAAACATATATTTGTTCAATAGGTTTGACGTAACCTAAGATGGATTAGGTTACCAGCAAATTAGATACATATCACATAACAAGTATGTAAAGATACCGAATACCTTCCAAAATAAGCGAGGAATGGTTTTGGATTTTGTAAAGGACACTTTAACATTACTTCTATAAATCAAGTGCACTAATAAATTATGTCGTCTCTAATATGATTACAGAAAGATGTGCACATGATAGATATCAAAATGACTTAATTAATCTGATTTGCAGATGAAGAAGACAATCTTCTACAAGGAATCAATAGTTTTCGCCAATCCAGGAACTTAGCAGCGTTGACTAAGAATGACAACGCCAATTGCGTGGCTGATGAAATCGCAGAAGCATTGGAACATAAAGCATGCAGCTCCATGGCAGGTCCAAGCATCATTACAAGCACCCAACCTCGGTATGCAGACTATTCTGAAATAGTAAAGAAATGCGACATTGACATTAACACTACTGCCGATGGTGTCATTTTGCCTGTATGTGTGCCAAAACGGGTCCCAACTCTTGTGCTCACAAACTATACGCAATCATCATACGCTAGCTATCTGAACAATTCGAGGTATAGTGAAGTTGGAATCGGCAAGGAGGAGGATTGGGTGGTAATGGTGTTAACAGCCAACACACCTGCCGGAACATTTTCCAACATGGTGGCACCGAGGCTTAGTTCAGTGGTTCATGTGAGCTGGGCTTTGGCTGTGTCGATAGTGATTTGGTTCGGAATATGGTAAAGTATGGTTTGATGTGTAAAGAGGTGTGTTTAGTTTGTATCAGAGACATAACCTAAATAGACTTTATAATATGTAATTCTAACGTATGTTCTATTTTCGCTTGGAGTTGATTAGTAAAGCTATAACCCTCTAGCATTTCTGGCGATAATCCTCTTTGTTGCATCTCATCCTCAAAATGGTAAGCGGCCAAACTGTATTCACCGTCGGCTCCTAATTGTAATAGGTGAATGATAGATAACCCTCAGAGGGGTTAGGCTGCAAGAAACATAGAGAACGAGAGAGACAAGTATTGTTAGGAAATAATGACCCCAATACTATTATTAGTCACAACGTGGAAAGTGGTAACATAAAGAAACTACAAAAATACGACGAATAAGTATACGTTTAAAAGGTATTAGATAGATGGAGACAAGTACATTGAAATATAAAATGGCTAAAAGGTTACAAGTAATTCTTGTGAAACTAGAATTTAAGTGAAACTAGAATTTAAATGAAAGTACACAAaatattcacatgtgaaactaGAATTTAAATGAAAGTACACAAAATATTCACAAGAATTTAAATGAAAGTACACAAAATACAAAGAAGAGAATTGAGAGAATGTGTTGTGTCAAAACTAAAGATGAAACTAGAATTTAAATGAAAGTACATAAACTTTGTGGAGCCTTATTTATAGGCAGAGAATTGCATCCTCATTCCATGTATCTTCAGCAAGTTGTGAATGAACAACCAATCAGAGCCTTCCAATTGAACTAGAGAGTAGGGGTAGGCAACTAGAAGAATCTTTGCAAGTAGGATAGAAATCAACTTGTGCAAGTTGATATACACTGATGATGTGAGCCATAGTCTAACAAATCTCCACTTTTGGCGAATATCAACCGGCGAAATTATGAACTATGAATGCCAATCAAGTCCAAAATGTGTGAACTTGTGAACTGGAAGAGCCTTTGTGAACATATCGGCAGGATTGTCCTTTGTGTTGATTTTCTGAATAAAGACAATCTTCTTAGCAATGGTGTCTCTGATGAAATGATATCGaacatcaatgtgttttgtcTGTTCATGATACATTTGATCTTTAGTCAAATGAATAGCACTTTGACTATCACAGTGGATGGTAGTAACTTCTTGCTGCAGTGTTAATTCATTGAATAAACCTCTTAACCATAAAGCTTCCTTGATAGCTTCCGTGACTGCCATGTATTCTGCTTCAGTAGTAGACAGTGCCACCACATGTTGAAGAGTAGCTTTCCAGCTAACTGCTCCACCTCCGATACAAAAGACATAGCTCGTAAGAGATCTACACTTATCCAGATTACCAGCGTAATCTGAATCTACGAAACCAACCAGTGTTGTTGGTTCTACCAAACTCCAAACAAGTGCTTAAACTTCCTTTCAAGTATCTAAGAATCCACTTCACAGCCTGTCAGTGTTCTTTGCCTGGATTCGCCATGTATCTACTAACAACACTAACAGCTTGTGATATATCAGGACGAGTACACACCATTGTGTACATAATGCTGCCAACGGCACTAGAGTATGGAACTTGTGCCATAAAATCTTTGTCTTCATCTGTCTGTGGCGATTGAGCGACAGATAACCTAAAATGGCTTGCAAGAGGAGTACTTACAGGTTTTGCATCCTGTATGCCAAATTTCACCAAAACTTTCTTGAGATAGTTTTCTTGACTCAGATATAACTTGCCACATTTTCTGTCTCACCTTATCTCCATGCCTAAAATCTTTTTAGCTGGtcctaaatctttcatttcaaattcactATTCAACAATTTCTTCAAAAGTTGAATATCTGTATAACTTTTTGATGCGATGagcatatcatcaacatataataaCAGATAAATGAAAGAACCATCATTTAGCTTTTGATAGTAAACACAGTTATCATATTGGCTTCTGGTGAAGTCATGATTCAACATGAATGAATCAAACCTCTTATACCACTGTCGTGGTGActgcttcaaaccatacaaaGATTTCTTCAACAAACGTACTTGGTCTTTCTTTCCTTTGACttcaaaaccttcaggttgtttCATGTAGATTTTTTCATCTAAATCGCCATGTAGAAAAGCTGTCTTGACATCTAGCTATTCTAAATCTAAATCATTCATGGCAACCAATGCAAGCAATACACGAATAGAGCTATGTTTTACAACAGGTGAGAAAACATCATTAAAGTCAACACCTGGAACCTGACTATagccctttgcaaccaatcgtGCTTTAAATTTTGCACCTTCAACACTTGAAGTATCGTCTTTTCTTTTGAAGACCCATTTGCAACCAACTATTTTCTTTCCCTTTGGTGGTGTCACGAGATCCCAAGTAGCGTTCTTCTGTAGAGATTCCATTTCTTCCTTCATGGCTCCCATCCACTTATCTGCATTAGGACTTCGAATAGCTTCAAGATAAGTGGAAGGTTCATCGAATCCTTCTTGTTCTGCTACATGTGCATATCTATATGGTTTTCGAATATCCCTTCTGTCTCTATTCACGGCAATGGAATATTCTTCCTCAGGCTCAACCATTTTTGGTTCttgttcatcaacttcatcaACCTGAACAGAAGGCTAAACCACTTCTGGTTCTTGTTGATCAACTTCATCAACCTAGACTGGAGAAGTAGGAGTACTTTCGTGCTCCTCTTTTTCCTGggtattcttttctttttcaagattgCAAGAACTAGCAGACTCTTTATTAGCTGATAACAATGaggattcatcaaatgtgacatctCTGCTCACTTCAAACTTGGATTCTTTAGGGCCAGGATACCATAATCTATATCCTTTCACCCCAGAATTATAACCGAGGAAGATACATTTCTTGGCTCTAGGTTGTAACTTTCCCTCGTTGACATGCATATAAGCTGGACACCCAAAAATTCTTAAGTCAGAGTAATCTGCAGAAGTACTTGACCAAACTTCCTCTGGAGTCTTGAGATCCAGAGGAGCACAAGAAGAACGGTTGACAATGtaacaagcagttgcaattgcttcagcccaaaaaatAGTTGTCAACCCGGCATTAGAGATCATACATCAGGCTTTTTCTAAAAGAGTTCGATTCATACGTTCAGCTACacccattttgttgaggtgtcATTCGAACTGTACGATGTCGTGCAATTCCTTGATtcttgcaaaattcattgaactCATTTCCACAAAACTCCATGCCATTATCTATGCGAAGCCTTTTAATATGTTTTCCtgtttgattttcaatcaagacCTTCCATTGTTTGAAAGTGACgaaaacatcatttttatgCTTCAAAAAATATACTCAAACTtttcttgaataatcatcaataaaagtTAGCATATATCTTGCACCACCTTTAAAAGGAACACGAGAGGGCCCCCAAAGATCAGAATGAATTTAGTCTAGAGTACCTTTTGTTTTGTGAATAGCAGGAGATTTAAATTGAACTCTTTTCTGCTTTCCGTAAACACAATGTTCACAAAAGTCTAATTTACCGGTACTTTGACCACCAAGAAGGCCTCTCTTGCTTAACACAATTAAGCCTTTCTCACCCATGTGTCCCAAACGCATATGCCACAACTTTGTGACATTAGTATCCGAAGATACATAGACTGCAGCAGCACCTGTAATTGTGGTTCCGTGCAAAATGTACAAACTGCCAGACTTGAAAGCTTTCATTAGTAAAAGAGCACCCTTGGAAACTTTTAAAACTCCACCTTCACCAGAGTACTTGCACCCAAGAGAATCAAGAGTGCCCAAAGAGATGAGACTTTTCTTTAGATCAGGAACATGTCTAGCATTAGTGAGTGTTCTTATAATGCCATCATGCATCTTGATTCGGACAGAGCCTTTGCCAATTACTTTGCAAGGAGCATTGTTACCCATCAAAACAATTCCACCATCAAATGATTCATATGTGGAAAAAGAATCCCTATTAGGACTCATGTGGTAAGAACAACCCGAATCTAAAATCCACTCATTATTAGatcttgatttatcttcagtgaCCATAAGAATAATTCCATTATTCTCACCTTCGACTACTCCAACTTCAGCAGTGTTACCGTTATTTCGctcattttgatatttttctttatttttgagCTTATAATAGTCATTTTTAGACTGACCCTTTTTCTTGCAATATTTGCAAAATAGAACTCTATGTCTggtgtgacatccgtcaccaaaacctacaatttattatagtctctaacttgaatttctaatttcttgactagtcaatgtgcctatatagtataacaagcgtagaaatgtggtgatcattccAATATGTGACTCCTATTACTTGGATTCAAATAGTTTAGGATTTAGtcatttgatcttcctaaacatagatgactataactactCCTGTACTCCTTAGGcgcgtagttgtta includes the following:
- the LOC122605349 gene encoding uncharacterized GPI-anchored protein At3g06035-like — its product is MEEKLKPRMFTTYSPKVGLLKMFSPRLICIYASLLVYAFLLLPTPGFSDEEDNLLQGINSFRQSRNLAALTKNDNANCVADEIAEALEHKACSSMAGPSIITSTQPRYADYSEIVKKCDIDINTTADGVILPVCVPKRVPTLVLTNYTQSSYASYLNNSRYSEVGIGKEEDWVVMVLTANTPAGTFSNMVAPRLSSVVHVSWALAVSIVIWFGIW